A genomic stretch from Lathyrus oleraceus cultivar Zhongwan6 chromosome 2, CAAS_Psat_ZW6_1.0, whole genome shotgun sequence includes:
- the LOC127119755 gene encoding uncharacterized protein LOC127119755, which translates to MKPSLFRTGSVPVLPGSPRTSLSRQVSFSGDKNHHVQSPRLSLHFHSTDQHSNGISRELSESAAIRSPNENFGFSRNLNRSGSQYFPLEEAGLGGGGCDHGDVIVASGGNGGERIKIGAYYEEMLKSNPTDALLLRNYGKFLHEVEKNLVRAEEYYGRAILANPEDGELLSLYGKLIWEMNRDEERAQSYFDQAIHAAPDDSTVLGSYAHFMWEAEEVVANGGEMKGKEEESAAELTAPF; encoded by the exons ATGAAACCTTCTCTCTTTCGAACCGGTTCAGTCCCGGTTCTCCCAGGTTCACCTCGAACCTCTCTCTCACGCCAAGTTTCTTTTTCCGGCGACAAAAACCACCACGTTCAATCTCCAAGGCTTTCACTGCATTTCCACTCCACCGACCAGCATTCAAACGGGATCAGCAGAGAGTTATCGGAAAGCGCTGCAATACGATCACCAAACGAGAATTTCGGATTTTCTAGGAACCTGAATCGATCCGGATCACAGTATTTTCCTTTGGAGGAGGCCGGACTCGGCGGCGGCGGATGCGATCACGGTGATGTGATAGTCGCCAGCGGCGGAAACGGCGGTGAAAGGATTAAAATCGGCGCGTACTATGAGGAAATGTTGAAGTCAAATCCAACGGACGCGCTTTTGCTTAGAAACTACGGCAAATTTCTTCACGAG GTAGAAAAAAATTTGGTGAGAGCAGAGGAATATTACGGAAGAGCAATTCTAGCGAATCCTGAAGATGGCGAGTTGCTTTCTCTGTACGGAAAGTTGATATGGGAAATGAATAGAGATGAAGAAAGAGCTCAATCTTACTTCGATCAAGCCATTCATGCTGCTCCTGATGATAG TACCGTGTTAGGATCCTATGCACACTTCATGTGGGAAGCGGAGGAGGTGGTGGCTAACGGTGGAGAAATGAAGGGGAAAGAGGAAGAATCGGCGGCCGAGCTTACAGCTCCATTTTAA